In Halobaculum limi, one DNA window encodes the following:
- a CDS encoding sulfite exporter TauE/SafE family protein has translation MEVLGVGVELLAMFTGFGLLIGILFGFFGMGGSFLVTPALLVMGYDANVAVGSGLAFVFGTSVIATLKHRDLGQVDYKLGVLMIAGTTGGIEVGKIGLEYLQHIGLADSVVSVAYVGLLGSIGAFVTYTAVKGGGGLSHDVEESDAEADEDDIPAIAKKIQSYHIPPMISVRGGFTVSLWMVLTVAFATGLLSGFLGVGGGFIRMPALFYLVGVPVPVAVGTDLFEIVFSGGIGSFLYAQSGAVDLSIVVPLLAGSALGARIGAGATSLVDEDDIKVYFGVMLLLGALAVAVRQVGGYLGIEVFDVVSLAIILGAALLVSGAVIVSSIRELRNESTTTDATTAD, from the coding sequence ATGGAGGTGCTCGGGGTCGGCGTCGAACTGCTGGCGATGTTCACCGGATTCGGCCTCCTCATCGGAATCCTGTTCGGGTTCTTTGGGATGGGCGGGTCGTTCCTGGTGACACCCGCATTGCTGGTGATGGGGTATGACGCGAACGTCGCGGTCGGGTCCGGCCTCGCGTTCGTGTTCGGGACATCCGTCATCGCGACGCTGAAACACCGCGATCTTGGGCAGGTCGACTACAAACTCGGCGTGTTGATGATCGCGGGCACGACCGGTGGCATCGAAGTAGGGAAAATTGGGTTGGAGTATCTCCAACACATTGGTCTCGCCGACAGCGTCGTCAGCGTCGCGTACGTCGGCCTCCTCGGATCGATCGGGGCGTTCGTGACCTACACTGCGGTGAAGGGTGGCGGCGGCCTCTCGCACGACGTCGAGGAGAGCGACGCTGAAGCCGACGAGGACGACATTCCTGCGATCGCGAAGAAGATCCAGTCGTACCACATCCCGCCGATGATCTCCGTCCGCGGCGGGTTCACTGTCTCGCTGTGGATGGTGCTCACGGTCGCGTTCGCGACGGGGCTACTGTCCGGGTTCCTCGGTGTGGGCGGCGGCTTCATCCGGATGCCCGCGCTGTTTTACCTCGTCGGAGTCCCCGTTCCTGTCGCGGTCGGGACCGACCTGTTCGAGATCGTCTTCTCGGGCGGGATCGGCTCGTTCCTCTATGCGCAGTCGGGCGCGGTCGACCTCTCTATCGTCGTGCCGCTGCTCGCAGGGAGCGCACTCGGCGCCCGAATCGGGGCCGGCGCGACGAGCCTCGTTGACGAGGACGACATCAAGGTGTACTTCGGCGTGATGCTGCTGCTGGGCGCACTCGCTGTCGCCGTCCGGCAGGTCGGTGGCTACCTTGGTATTGAGGTGTTCGACGTGGTCAGCCTCGCCATCATCCTCGGTGCCGCGTTGCTCGTCAGCGGCGCTGTCATCGTCAGCAGTATTCGGGAACTTCGGAACGAATCGACTACGACAGACGCGACGACTGCGGACTGA
- a CDS encoding DUF7512 family protein: MLGIESLSGNALAAALIGLVLLEAIVLYVGYGILESTLGKRVTDLIKGA, translated from the coding sequence ATGCTGGGGATCGAGAGCTTGAGCGGAAACGCGCTTGCAGCAGCGCTGATCGGCCTTGTGTTACTCGAGGCGATCGTACTGTACGTCGGATACGGTATCCTCGAGTCCACGCTCGGTAAACGGGTCACCGACCTGATCAAGGGTGCCTGA
- a CDS encoding sulfurtransferase TusA family protein, translating to MSERTTDVDTTVDATGAACPGPLMDLIGAMKRVDDGAVVRLLSDNEQSATDVPEWIDESGNELIETTEEDGRYEFLVRKV from the coding sequence ATGAGCGAACGAACGACAGACGTCGACACGACCGTCGACGCGACGGGTGCCGCCTGCCCCGGACCACTGATGGATCTGATCGGGGCGATGAAGCGCGTGGACGACGGGGCAGTGGTCAGACTGCTGAGCGACAACGAGCAGTCGGCGACGGACGTCCCCGAGTGGATCGACGAATCGGGCAATGAACTCATCGAGACGACCGAGGAGGACGGTCGCTACGAGTTCCTCGTGAGGAAAGTATGA
- a CDS encoding NAD(P)/FAD-dependent oxidoreductase: MTEHVVIVGAGTGGSVLANDLAERLDTEIHAGDVQVTLINDSPDHVYKPVWLYVPFGMREPEDGRRPLSELVDDRIELRIDRVTAIDTDEKRLTVRDGDGPVAYDRLVLATGSTLQPAEVPGLAEGGYDYYSEQGAEALREELLSFTEGHLVLSVIGTPHMCPAAPLEFVFMADAWFRERGLREDIDITYTYPINRVHGNPHIAEWAAPKFEERDIRVETFFNAEEVDPEAQTVRSMEGTELEYDLLVSIPPHAGVDIIEEAGLGDGGWVDVDKHTLEAQAAEGVYALGDTAATGVPNAGSVAHYQAGVVAQRIASEVRDRPATATYDGKTLCFIETGMDEASFVEFDYERPPSPAPPSKKLHWSKLAYNESYWLTARGLL; the protein is encoded by the coding sequence ATGACCGAACACGTCGTCATCGTCGGCGCGGGAACCGGGGGGAGCGTGCTGGCGAACGACCTCGCCGAGCGACTCGACACCGAGATACACGCGGGCGACGTGCAAGTCACGCTGATCAATGACAGCCCGGACCACGTCTACAAGCCGGTCTGGCTGTACGTCCCGTTCGGCATGCGCGAACCCGAAGACGGCAGACGCCCGCTCTCTGAGTTAGTCGACGACCGGATCGAACTCCGCATCGACCGCGTTACGGCGATCGACACCGATGAGAAGCGCCTGACCGTCCGCGACGGCGACGGGCCGGTCGCGTACGACCGCCTCGTCCTCGCGACGGGGTCGACGCTCCAGCCAGCGGAGGTACCCGGCCTCGCGGAGGGTGGGTACGACTACTACAGCGAACAGGGCGCAGAGGCGCTCCGCGAGGAGTTGCTCTCGTTCACCGAAGGACACCTCGTGTTGAGCGTCATCGGCACGCCGCACATGTGCCCGGCCGCGCCGCTGGAGTTCGTGTTTATGGCCGACGCGTGGTTCCGCGAGCGTGGCCTCCGCGAGGACATCGACATCACCTACACCTACCCGATCAATCGCGTCCACGGCAACCCACACATCGCCGAGTGGGCCGCGCCGAAGTTCGAGGAGCGTGACATCCGCGTGGAGACGTTTTTCAACGCGGAGGAGGTCGACCCCGAGGCACAGACCGTTCGCTCGATGGAGGGGACGGAACTCGAGTACGACCTCCTCGTGTCCATCCCGCCGCACGCGGGCGTGGATATCATCGAGGAGGCCGGCCTCGGCGACGGTGGCTGGGTGGACGTGGACAAGCACACGCTGGAGGCACAGGCCGCCGAGGGCGTGTACGCGCTCGGTGACACCGCAGCGACAGGGGTACCCAACGCCGGCAGCGTCGCCCACTACCAGGCGGGCGTCGTCGCCCAGCGTATCGCCAGCGAGGTGCGCGACCGTCCCGCGACGGCGACGTACGACGGCAAGACGCTGTGTTTCATCGAGACCGGGATGGACGAGGCGTCGTTCGTCGAGTTCGACTACGAGCGTCCCCCGTCGCCAGCGCCGCCGTCGAAGAAACTCCACTGGTCGAAACTCGCATACAACGAGTCGTACTGGCTGACCGCACGGGGGTTGTTGTAG
- a CDS encoding DUF1641 domain-containing protein, protein MAESESTPRTDLEEAIAENPEAVADFVERLDAVNELLDVLALGEHALSDEMVRELSGTASTLAESADGLATDETVALAAAVGDNGEDLAEAMDTILTLQRSGALDDLAELAQVGSLASAALSDEMVRSLAGTGSGLAEVADTAADDDTREGVKRLLGAVGEAEQRDPERVGGIGAVRALRDPEVQYGLGYLLTVAGALGRARAGEE, encoded by the coding sequence ATGGCCGAGTCCGAATCCACGCCCCGGACCGATCTAGAAGAAGCGATCGCCGAGAACCCCGAGGCGGTCGCCGACTTCGTCGAGCGACTGGACGCCGTCAACGAACTGCTCGACGTCCTCGCGCTGGGCGAGCACGCACTCAGCGACGAGATGGTCCGGGAGTTGTCCGGGACCGCCTCGACGCTCGCGGAGTCTGCCGACGGCCTCGCGACCGACGAGACTGTGGCGCTGGCGGCGGCCGTCGGCGACAACGGGGAGGACCTCGCCGAGGCGATGGACACCATCCTCACGCTCCAGCGGTCGGGTGCGCTCGACGACCTCGCAGAACTCGCGCAGGTCGGGTCGCTCGCGTCGGCCGCGCTGAGCGACGAGATGGTCCGGTCGCTGGCCGGCACCGGTAGCGGCCTCGCGGAAGTCGCCGACACCGCGGCCGACGACGACACCCGCGAGGGCGTCAAGCGACTCCTCGGTGCCGTCGGCGAAGCCGAGCAGAGAGACCCCGAACGCGTCGGGGGTATCGGGGCCGTCCGCGCACTCCGCGACCCGGAGGTGCAGTACGGTCTCGGCTACCTGCTCACAGTCGCCGGTGCGCTCGGGCGAGCACGGGCGGGCGAGGAGTGA
- a CDS encoding S9 family peptidase: MTSGPTDDTMPYGAWPSPIDAETVASAGIEFGHLTVDDETVFWREQRPEEDGRGVVVRADDGDAIDVTPAEVNVRTLVHEYGGGDFTVHDGVVYFADYDDQRVYRQAVASDGDPEPITPAPETERGLRYADFAVAPDGESLYCVREDHDAAAGDDGADEPQTSLVRIRTDDDSAPDVVAVGHDFYASPTLSPAGDRLAWLTWDHPRMPWDGTELHLADVAEDGTLADERVVLGGPEESVFQPTWGPGGTLYAASDRTGWWNIYRHEEDAESEADDEWTCLHEEDAEYGAPQWVFGLATYVPLDDGDVIAVATRDGEQSLERLAPDGTRTELDVPIEVFGQRGHPMLRTDGSAVYTVASGPGTPPHLVRWTPEEGMTVVREGDDDSVDSAYVSTPDHVTVPTRDGAETHAFVYPPTNPDARAPDGERPPLVITAHGGPTSATSPTYNLTTQFFTSRGFAVADVNYRGSTGYGRAYREALYGEWGVRDVEDCLDVARHLAETGRVDGDRVAVRGGSAGGFVVLAALAFHDEVAAGTSYFGVADLGRLAELTHKFESRYLDQLVGPYAESRETYEARSPVNHAADIAAPVLLLQGEDDPVVPLSQAEEMADALAATGVPHDLVVFEGEQHGFRRTDSRRRAHEAELAFYGTVFGFDPADDLADANPDLTVVDDD, from the coding sequence ATGACGAGCGGACCAACCGACGACACGATGCCGTACGGCGCGTGGCCCTCACCGATCGACGCCGAGACGGTCGCCAGCGCCGGCATCGAGTTCGGCCACCTCACCGTCGACGACGAGACGGTCTTCTGGCGCGAGCAACGCCCCGAGGAGGACGGCCGCGGCGTCGTCGTTCGCGCCGATGACGGCGACGCCATCGACGTGACGCCCGCGGAAGTGAACGTCCGCACCCTCGTCCACGAGTACGGCGGTGGCGACTTCACCGTCCACGACGGCGTCGTCTACTTCGCCGACTACGACGACCAGCGGGTGTACCGCCAGGCTGTCGCGAGCGACGGCGATCCCGAACCGATCACACCCGCTCCCGAGACGGAGCGAGGCCTCCGCTACGCCGACTTTGCGGTCGCTCCCGACGGGGAGTCTCTCTACTGCGTCCGCGAGGACCACGACGCCGCGGCGGGCGATGACGGCGCTGACGAGCCACAGACCTCGCTAGTTCGGATCAGAACCGACGACGATAGCGCTCCCGACGTCGTCGCCGTGGGCCACGACTTCTACGCGTCGCCGACGCTGTCGCCGGCGGGCGACCGCCTCGCGTGGCTCACGTGGGACCACCCGCGGATGCCGTGGGACGGCACCGAACTCCACCTGGCCGACGTCGCCGAGGATGGCACACTCGCCGACGAGCGAGTCGTCTTGGGTGGGCCCGAGGAGTCCGTCTTCCAACCGACGTGGGGGCCTGGCGGGACGCTCTACGCCGCCTCCGACCGGACGGGATGGTGGAACATCTACCGTCACGAGGAGGACGCTGAGAGCGAAGCAGACGACGAGTGGACGTGTCTCCACGAGGAAGACGCGGAGTACGGCGCCCCGCAGTGGGTGTTCGGCCTCGCGACGTACGTACCCCTCGACGACGGCGACGTGATCGCAGTGGCGACCCGCGACGGCGAGCAGTCGCTCGAACGCCTCGCGCCCGACGGGACGCGGACTGAACTCGACGTGCCCATTGAGGTGTTCGGGCAACGAGGTCATCCGATGCTTCGCACCGATGGGAGCGCCGTCTATACCGTCGCCAGCGGCCCCGGGACGCCGCCACACCTCGTGCGGTGGACGCCCGAGGAAGGCATGACCGTCGTCCGCGAGGGCGACGACGACAGTGTCGACTCGGCGTACGTCTCGACGCCCGACCACGTCACCGTCCCAACCCGGGACGGTGCTGAGACGCACGCGTTCGTCTATCCGCCGACGAACCCCGACGCCCGAGCGCCTGACGGGGAGCGACCGCCGCTGGTCATAACGGCCCATGGAGGGCCGACGAGTGCGACGTCGCCGACCTACAACCTCACGACGCAGTTCTTCACTTCGCGCGGGTTCGCCGTCGCGGACGTGAACTACCGCGGGTCGACGGGATACGGCCGTGCGTACCGGGAGGCACTGTACGGCGAATGGGGCGTCCGTGACGTGGAAGACTGTCTGGACGTGGCTCGACACCTCGCGGAGACTGGACGGGTCGACGGCGACCGCGTGGCCGTCCGCGGCGGCAGCGCCGGCGGGTTCGTCGTCCTCGCCGCCCTCGCGTTCCACGACGAAGTCGCGGCGGGCACGAGTTACTTCGGCGTCGCCGACCTGGGTCGTCTCGCGGAACTCACCCACAAGTTTGAGTCCCGCTACCTCGACCAGTTGGTCGGGCCCTACGCGGAGTCTCGGGAGACGTACGAGGCGCGGTCGCCGGTGAACCACGCCGCGGACATCGCCGCGCCGGTGTTACTCTTGCAAGGCGAGGACGACCCCGTAGTCCCGCTCTCGCAGGCAGAGGAGATGGCCGACGCCCTCGCGGCGACGGGCGTCCCCCACGACCTCGTCGTCTTCGAAGGAGAGCAACACGGCTTCCGCCGAACCGACTCGCGGCGGCGGGCACACGAGGCGGAGTTAGCGTTCTACGGGACGGTGTTCGGGTTTGACCCCGCAGACGACCTGGCTGACGCCAACCCGGATCTGACTGTCGTCGACGACGACTAA
- a CDS encoding rhodanese-like domain-containing protein translates to MTTIRPDELDERLTSSDEAPFLLDIRPTSAFESGAIERSHNVPVYDDLRGGDESALHAHLDEIPTGRDVVVVCKMGVVAKRATSVLNAEGYDAATLLGGMSGWNGYQNGSISYKLRSLLWSLR, encoded by the coding sequence ATGACCACGATCCGCCCGGACGAACTGGATGAGCGCCTCACCTCGTCCGACGAGGCGCCCTTCTTGCTCGACATCCGGCCGACGTCGGCGTTCGAATCGGGCGCTATCGAGCGCAGTCACAACGTCCCCGTGTACGACGACTTGCGCGGCGGCGACGAGTCGGCGCTGCACGCCCACCTCGACGAGATACCGACCGGTCGGGACGTCGTCGTCGTGTGCAAGATGGGCGTCGTCGCCAAGCGGGCGACGAGCGTGCTCAACGCAGAGGGGTACGACGCGGCGACGTTGCTGGGCGGGATGAGCGGATGGAACGGGTATCAGAACGGCTCGATCAGCTACAAACTGCGGTCGCTCCTCTGGAGCCTTCGGTAG
- a CDS encoding ABC transporter permease: MSWRVIARGNLRGTARERGTLALVCGFLLGFGGLAALIVYVGEPSFEGYLDLLAPGVSLLVPLAGIVVGYDAVVTERETGTAVLTLSMPHSRAALVAGNLAGRTALFAGVVGVATGLTGLGMAATYPAFDAGRYLGFVAVTVGYGIVFVWLAAALSMALSTSRRVIAAAFGSYLGLVLSWNVIVAVVEAVLFRFRSPGPEPVAWSTAATFVGPRTASAYLLGETLDAGVVPPVAAEVTAWYVSPAVAALALVAWAVVPVAIGYGAFQRSDL; the protein is encoded by the coding sequence GTGAGTTGGCGCGTTATCGCCAGGGGCAACCTCCGCGGGACGGCACGGGAGCGAGGCACGCTCGCGCTGGTGTGTGGTTTCCTCCTCGGGTTCGGCGGGCTTGCGGCACTCATCGTGTACGTGGGCGAGCCGAGTTTCGAGGGCTATCTCGACTTGCTCGCTCCCGGCGTGAGCCTGCTCGTCCCACTGGCAGGCATCGTCGTCGGCTACGACGCGGTCGTGACCGAACGAGAGACGGGAACCGCCGTCCTCACGCTGTCGATGCCACACTCGCGAGCGGCGCTCGTCGCCGGCAACTTGGCAGGCCGGACGGCGCTGTTTGCAGGCGTCGTCGGCGTCGCGACGGGCCTCACCGGACTCGGGATGGCCGCGACGTATCCGGCGTTCGACGCCGGACGCTACCTCGGGTTCGTCGCGGTCACAGTCGGCTACGGCATCGTCTTCGTGTGGTTGGCTGCGGCGCTGTCGATGGCACTGTCCACCTCCCGTCGGGTAATCGCCGCCGCGTTCGGGTCGTACCTCGGACTCGTCCTCTCGTGGAATGTCATCGTCGCCGTCGTCGAGGCGGTGCTGTTCCGATTCCGTTCTCCCGGGCCAGAGCCGGTGGCGTGGTCGACGGCAGCCACGTTCGTCGGCCCGCGGACGGCGTCTGCGTACCTCCTCGGGGAGACGCTCGACGCTGGGGTGGTCCCGCCGGTCGCCGCCGAGGTGACCGCGTGGTACGTCTCGCCCGCCGTCGCCGCGCTCGCACTCGTCGCGTGGGCCGTCGTTCCCGTAGCGATTGGCTATGGAGCGTTCCAGCGGAGCGACCTGTGA
- a CDS encoding ABC transporter permease translates to MRWLPVARKELRALWGDRTVKAGTALVALGFVFVGYALPTSVPEPTMTDYDASIRELLLFVVPLFGLLLSYRAVVGERTSGRLTLVLSFPHSRGDVVLGKAAGRGVIFAGTTIVGVLLGAALVAYPFGTVDPATLVTYLGATLLFGGAYLAIGLALSTLTASLRRATVLTFGVFFLFAVAWPQLDGLLLQALAYLDLAEETLPDWARFLHGAEPGMLYRRVLDTYVATAASGASGVSGVESPWYLDGWVAVGLLHAWVVGPTLAGYLRFRGSDL, encoded by the coding sequence ATGCGCTGGCTGCCGGTCGCCCGCAAGGAACTGCGTGCGCTGTGGGGCGACCGCACGGTCAAAGCCGGGACGGCGCTCGTCGCCCTCGGGTTCGTGTTCGTCGGCTACGCCCTCCCGACGAGCGTTCCAGAGCCGACGATGACAGACTACGACGCCTCCATCCGAGAACTCCTCTTGTTCGTGGTCCCGCTGTTCGGCCTCCTCCTCAGCTATCGGGCCGTCGTCGGCGAGCGAACCAGCGGCCGACTCACGCTCGTCCTCTCGTTTCCGCACTCGCGGGGTGACGTCGTCCTCGGGAAAGCGGCCGGTCGCGGCGTCATCTTCGCCGGGACGACCATCGTAGGCGTGCTCTTGGGCGCGGCGCTCGTCGCGTACCCGTTCGGGACGGTCGACCCGGCGACGCTCGTGACGTATCTCGGCGCGACGCTGCTGTTTGGAGGGGCGTACCTCGCTATCGGACTGGCGCTGTCGACGCTCACCGCCTCGTTACGCCGAGCGACCGTGCTCACGTTCGGCGTGTTCTTCCTATTCGCCGTCGCGTGGCCGCAACTCGATGGCCTCCTCTTGCAGGCGCTCGCGTACCTTGACCTCGCTGAGGAGACGCTCCCCGATTGGGCGCGATTCCTCCACGGTGCGGAGCCAGGGATGCTGTATCGGCGCGTGCTCGACACGTACGTCGCGACGGCGGCGAGTGGTGCGTCTGGAGTCTCCGGCGTGGAGTCGCCGTGGTATCTCGACGGCTGGGTCGCGGTCGGCCTGTTGCACGCGTGGGTTGTCGGGCCGACGCTCGCGGGCTACCTTCGGTTCCGGGGGAGTGACCTGTGA
- a CDS encoding ABC transporter ATP-binding protein gives MTNAIDITDVTKRYGSFTAVDRVDLTVEQGEVFGFLGHNGAGKSTMINMLLDFIRPTTGSLSVFGHDCRTAGVAARERMGVLPEGYGVYTGLTGRQHVEFAMESKGVDGDPLALLDRVGITDAADREATDYSKGMAQRLVFAMALVGEPDLLVLDEPTSGLDPAGARAMRETILEENERGATVFFSSHILEQIEAVADRVGIMHHGSLVAVDTIDGLRETAGSETRLHVTLAGEVNGHCEAVSAVDGVEDAWIDDEGRLGVTCLKGTKMDVLLTLNERGADVLDIATAEASLEDLFVQYTERSG, from the coding sequence GTGACGAACGCAATCGATATCACCGACGTGACGAAGCGCTACGGCTCGTTCACGGCCGTCGACCGGGTCGACCTGACCGTCGAACAGGGTGAGGTGTTCGGCTTCCTCGGCCACAACGGGGCCGGGAAGTCGACGATGATCAATATGCTCCTAGATTTCATCCGCCCAACGACGGGGTCGCTGTCGGTGTTCGGCCACGACTGCCGGACTGCGGGTGTCGCTGCTCGCGAGCGGATGGGTGTCCTCCCGGAGGGGTACGGCGTCTACACTGGACTGACCGGCCGTCAGCACGTCGAGTTCGCGATGGAGTCGAAGGGCGTCGACGGCGACCCACTCGCACTACTGGATCGCGTCGGCATCACCGACGCCGCCGACCGCGAGGCGACCGACTACTCGAAAGGGATGGCCCAGCGACTCGTGTTCGCGATGGCGCTCGTCGGTGAACCGGACTTGCTCGTTCTCGACGAACCCACCTCCGGGCTCGACCCCGCCGGGGCGCGAGCGATGCGGGAGACGATTCTCGAGGAGAACGAGCGTGGCGCGACCGTCTTTTTCTCGAGTCACATCCTCGAACAGATCGAGGCGGTCGCTGACCGCGTGGGCATTATGCACCACGGAAGCCTCGTCGCCGTCGACACCATCGACGGCTTGCGCGAGACAGCAGGCAGCGAGACGCGCCTCCACGTCACCCTCGCTGGGGAGGTGAACGGCCACTGCGAGGCGGTCAGTGCGGTCGACGGCGTCGAGGATGCGTGGATCGACGACGAGGGCCGTCTCGGCGTCACCTGCCTGAAGGGGACGAAGATGGACGTGCTGTTGACGCTGAACGAGCGTGGGGCCGACGTGCTCGACATCGCGACCGCGGAGGCGTCGCTGGAGGACCTGTTCGTCCAGTACACGGAGCGAAGCGGATGA
- a CDS encoding DUF6498-containing protein, which produces MPSVRHGDTPQTPLGILAVLVANAIPLAGVVWLGWDPETLVAIYALELLVVLPLAGVKALFAGRPPATDRENGIFDVSESDLVEKRGSVRLHDRLPPIYPRNVPFAVAVVSGGLWIGFFVLAPLSEVVAVLDILGRPEVLLSVAILAVGQVAETAVTYFRNGRYVEVSPFAVVEIPARQGFLLALFLFVVTIGGATPVLVAFVVVKVLFEWSGIRAERGGGGRLTGWLSGPDSDTTADHVDVPVGRPSATVDVDQRSVVAAAVWRVVSKTGPFYVVLATFVWLGVPTFLGAGAPSLTLWIASGLAGLLLLSLLLVGDVVEVVLTDGWMTYSRVGDQIVAQDRLTDEPQWVTPIRELRDAAVVETRPADRYFGTRTITVTMGWGDDETELTLGPVSNPQTFVEAFDLPLRSTDLSPLDRRFVGAAVGSVALITIGGGVVATTPVGPSISWVLLIVSLPLLGVVPMGFWKLAHP; this is translated from the coding sequence ATGCCCTCCGTCCGGCACGGCGACACTCCACAGACTCCGCTGGGGATTCTCGCTGTTCTCGTTGCCAACGCCATCCCGCTCGCGGGGGTGGTGTGGCTCGGCTGGGATCCCGAGACGCTCGTCGCCATCTATGCGCTCGAACTGCTGGTGGTGTTACCACTCGCAGGAGTGAAGGCGCTGTTCGCTGGCAGGCCACCCGCCACCGACCGTGAAAACGGCATCTTCGACGTCTCCGAGAGCGACCTCGTCGAGAAACGGGGGAGTGTCCGCCTTCACGATCGGTTGCCGCCCATCTATCCGCGGAACGTCCCGTTCGCCGTCGCGGTCGTCAGCGGTGGCCTGTGGATCGGGTTCTTCGTCCTCGCTCCACTCTCGGAAGTCGTCGCCGTCCTCGATATCTTGGGCCGCCCGGAGGTACTACTCAGCGTCGCCATCCTCGCCGTCGGTCAGGTCGCCGAGACGGCTGTTACCTACTTCCGTAACGGCCGGTATGTAGAGGTCTCTCCGTTCGCTGTCGTCGAGATTCCCGCCCGGCAGGGGTTTTTGCTCGCGCTCTTCCTGTTCGTCGTCACGATTGGGGGAGCGACGCCCGTTCTCGTCGCGTTCGTGGTGGTGAAGGTGCTCTTCGAGTGGTCTGGCATCCGTGCAGAACGCGGCGGCGGTGGACGACTTACAGGGTGGCTGTCTGGCCCCGATAGCGACACCACAGCCGACCACGTCGACGTTCCCGTGGGACGACCATCGGCCACCGTTGACGTCGATCAGCGTTCGGTCGTGGCGGCCGCAGTCTGGCGTGTGGTTTCCAAGACCGGGCCGTTCTACGTCGTGTTAGCCACGTTCGTCTGGCTCGGCGTTCCCACGTTTCTCGGGGCGGGAGCGCCCTCACTGACGCTTTGGATCGCGAGCGGTCTCGCTGGACTCCTCCTCCTGAGCCTTCTACTCGTCGGTGATGTCGTGGAGGTCGTGCTTACGGACGGGTGGATGACGTATTCACGAGTGGGCGACCAGATTGTCGCTCAAGACCGATTAACCGACGAGCCACAGTGGGTCACACCAATACGCGAACTCCGTGACGCTGCGGTCGTCGAAACGCGACCCGCAGACCGGTACTTCGGGACGCGAACGATCACCGTGACGATGGGCTGGGGCGACGACGAAACCGAACTGACGCTCGGTCCAGTTAGCAACCCACAGACATTTGTCGAGGCGTTCGACCTCCCGCTTCGGTCGACCGATCTCTCGCCACTCGACCGACGGTTCGTCGGTGCTGCGGTCGGATCGGTCGCTCTCATCACCATTGGCGGCGGCGTGGTGGCTACCACGCCAGTCGGTCCGTCCATTTCGTGGGTGCTTTTGATAGTGTCGCTGCCACTTCTCGGCGTCGTCCCGATGGGATTCTGGAAACTCGCACACCCGTGA
- a CDS encoding glutaredoxin family protein, protein MTFDPMDQGIDAEEAHDRVADTIADHEVVLFMKGDARMPQCGYSKRAFGLISQYRSDVATVDTLKNLEAFREALEAESGWETIPQTFVDGEFVGGSDILAELEERGDLAETLNADGPVANGDAESAEGPDAPF, encoded by the coding sequence ATGACGTTCGACCCGATGGACCAAGGAATCGACGCCGAGGAGGCACACGACCGCGTCGCCGACACCATCGCCGACCACGAGGTGGTGCTGTTTATGAAGGGTGACGCGCGGATGCCCCAGTGCGGCTACTCCAAGCGGGCATTCGGCCTGATCAGCCAGTACCGCTCGGACGTGGCAACCGTTGACACGCTCAAGAACCTCGAGGCCTTCCGCGAGGCGCTGGAGGCCGAGAGCGGGTGGGAGACCATCCCGCAGACGTTCGTTGACGGGGAGTTCGTCGGCGGCAGCGACATTCTCGCGGAACTGGAAGAACGCGGTGACCTCGCGGAGACCCTCAACGCTGACGGTCCGGTAGCCAACGGCGACGCAGAGTCTGCTGAAGGGCCGGACGCGCCGTTCTGA
- a CDS encoding DUF7542 family protein gives MDADVLVRCTDCAYESVFESLRAARTALADHERATSHDVDWQIGHLSAGVERAGDDAGVCGVEGCENADSPLLRHGDTNDATE, from the coding sequence ATGGACGCCGACGTACTCGTTCGATGCACGGACTGTGCGTACGAGTCTGTGTTCGAGTCGCTTCGGGCGGCCCGAACGGCGCTCGCCGACCACGAACGAGCGACAAGCCACGACGTCGACTGGCAGATCGGACATCTCTCCGCGGGTGTCGAGCGTGCGGGCGACGACGCGGGTGTCTGTGGCGTCGAGGGGTGTGAAAACGCCGACTCGCCGTTGCTCCGCCACGGCGACACCAACGACGCGACCGAGTGA